The Methanocella arvoryzae MRE50 genome includes a region encoding these proteins:
- a CDS encoding DUF5612 domain-containing protein, producing MGYRYNTPEMKRAVEAVIDIIEKEVELKEYYLSGLQHVYRVDGQYLLILRYSKNKEGHFYFSIPPEFLNNLSIKHLVLICEDAEHVIVLPSSQLNDLLEDVEPGAKGWTLDVYDKEGWEMKIAKTEKVLYIDNYVNDYDLIFSRSTALLGKSALLLICKDKPGVLRDVAGMIAKHGGNITYTQQFIITKGQNEGKSSLYIEVENVKDIDDLVVALEKMGVVEGVSLHPPMERIFGSRVIIIGGGAQVAQVAVGAISEADRHNLRGERISVDTIPLVGEDNLADAVEAVQRLHRAQILVLAGSIMGGRISEEVQKLHDEGMPIISLNMAGSVPDVADLVVTDPIQAGTFAVMHVAKTAVFDIDRVRGKKF from the coding sequence ATGGGCTATCGCTATAACACACCGGAGATGAAAAGGGCCGTAGAGGCCGTCATCGACATCATCGAGAAAGAAGTGGAGCTGAAAGAGTACTACCTTTCCGGCCTGCAGCACGTGTACAGGGTGGACGGCCAGTACCTGCTGATCCTGCGGTACAGTAAAAACAAGGAAGGCCACTTCTACTTCTCCATCCCGCCCGAGTTCCTCAACAATCTCAGCATCAAGCACCTCGTCCTCATCTGCGAAGATGCTGAACATGTGATTGTGTTGCCCTCTTCCCAGCTCAACGATCTTCTGGAAGACGTAGAGCCCGGCGCCAAAGGCTGGACGCTGGATGTCTATGACAAAGAAGGCTGGGAGATGAAGATTGCTAAGACGGAGAAAGTCCTCTACATCGACAACTATGTCAACGACTACGACCTCATCTTCTCCCGCAGCACAGCGCTGCTGGGCAAGTCTGCCCTTCTGCTCATCTGCAAGGACAAGCCGGGCGTCCTCCGGGACGTTGCCGGCATGATCGCCAAGCACGGCGGCAACATCACTTATACTCAACAGTTCATCATCACCAAAGGCCAGAACGAGGGGAAGTCCTCCCTCTACATCGAAGTCGAGAACGTCAAGGACATCGATGACCTGGTAGTCGCCCTGGAGAAGATGGGCGTGGTCGAAGGTGTCTCCCTCCACCCGCCCATGGAGCGCATTTTCGGCTCCCGTGTCATCATCATAGGCGGCGGTGCCCAGGTGGCACAGGTCGCCGTGGGCGCCATCAGCGAAGCAGACCGGCATAACCTCAGGGGCGAGCGTATCAGTGTCGACACTATTCCGCTGGTGGGCGAAGATAACCTGGCCGATGCAGTCGAGGCTGTCCAGAGACTGCACAGGGCCCAGATCCTCGTTTTAGCCGGCTCCATCATGGGCGGCCGGATCTCCGAGGAAGTCCAGAAGCTGCATGACGAGGGCATGCCGATCATCTCCCTCAACATGGCGGGCAGCGTGCCGGACGTCGCCGATCTGGTGGTCACCGACCCCATTCAAGCAGGCACCTTCGCCGTCATGCATGTGGCGAAGACGGCCGTGTTCGATATCGACCGCGTCAGGGGCAAAAAGTTCTAA
- a CDS encoding arginase family protein, with translation MASGTLTLVFPQWQGSGNSKATYYGAKYIKDNLLNGSCYREVPVGPDEGRQEKGINGYGHILSHLEGACEILRQETPDKVFLIGGDCGTELAPVSYLNKLYGGDLAVVWFDAHGDLNSPATSVSHNFHGMPLRCLLGDGDEALVKNCFSLLTPEQVIMAGIRELDPPEQKFIEEKNIDCVTVDDIIADARKIARMVREKGYSNVYVHIDLDVLYPEKYPWVQCPCDNGIDMPELMAALTGLKKELNIAGISLLELRPGDDMDASYLREPVSFCRSI, from the coding sequence ATGGCATCTGGAACTCTAACCCTGGTTTTCCCCCAGTGGCAGGGCTCGGGGAACAGTAAAGCCACCTACTACGGTGCGAAGTACATCAAGGATAATCTGCTGAACGGCTCCTGCTACCGGGAAGTGCCGGTCGGCCCGGACGAGGGCCGACAGGAGAAGGGGATCAACGGATACGGGCATATCCTCAGCCATCTCGAAGGCGCATGTGAGATACTACGCCAGGAAACTCCGGATAAGGTATTTCTGATAGGAGGGGACTGCGGCACCGAGCTGGCGCCCGTCTCTTATTTGAACAAGCTGTACGGCGGCGATCTGGCGGTGGTATGGTTCGACGCTCACGGCGATCTGAACTCCCCTGCAACTTCCGTCTCACACAATTTCCACGGCATGCCGCTGAGATGCCTGCTGGGCGACGGAGATGAGGCTCTGGTGAAAAACTGTTTTTCGCTCCTGACGCCGGAGCAGGTGATCATGGCGGGGATCAGAGAGCTGGACCCGCCGGAGCAGAAGTTCATCGAGGAAAAGAACATCGACTGCGTCACTGTGGACGACATCATAGCCGATGCCAGGAAAATAGCCCGGATGGTACGTGAGAAGGGCTACAGCAATGTGTACGTACATATCGACCTCGACGTCCTGTACCCTGAAAAGTATCCATGGGTCCAGTGCCCGTGCGATAATGGAATAGATATGCCGGAACTCATGGCAGCTTTAACGGGCTTGAAAAAAGAACTGAATATTGCCGGCATCAGCCTCCTTGAATTGAGGCCCGGAGACGATATGGATGCAAGCTACCTCCGGGAACCGGTCAGCTTCTGCCGCTCCATATAA
- a CDS encoding S-methyl-5-thioribose-1-phosphate isomerase, with the protein MRTIDWDQKKNCVTIIDQTLLPEKLALLEIRDLQSLIEAIITLRVRGAPALGAAGGYGVALIARNIKAKDVPGFVKQLRAEALKLKNARPTAVNLSWGVERVLDRALDADNVQDIRNIALEEAKMLAEDDVQRCREIGMHGAELLKDGDTVLTHCNAGRLACVDWGTALGVIRSAVEAGKNIKVISCETRPLNQGSRLTAWELAEDKIPVTLIADDMAGYVMRKKLVDAVIVGADRIVEDAVFNKIGTYTHSVLAKAHGIPFYVAAPLSTFDFRRKEADVVIEERDPDELRKCGSRMLAPAGVPVLNPAFDATPMENVTALITEEGVFRPPFDFKAIEKLKM; encoded by the coding sequence ATGCGCACGATAGACTGGGATCAGAAGAAAAACTGCGTAACCATCATTGATCAGACGCTGCTGCCCGAAAAGCTGGCGCTGCTCGAAATCCGGGACTTGCAGAGCCTGATCGAGGCTATCATTACCCTGCGGGTTCGTGGAGCCCCCGCGCTCGGCGCTGCCGGCGGCTATGGTGTGGCTCTGATCGCCCGCAACATCAAGGCTAAGGACGTGCCGGGCTTCGTGAAGCAGCTCCGGGCTGAGGCGCTCAAGCTCAAAAATGCCCGGCCTACGGCGGTCAACCTCTCCTGGGGTGTGGAGCGCGTCCTCGACAGGGCTCTCGACGCAGACAACGTGCAGGACATTCGCAATATTGCCCTCGAAGAGGCGAAGATGCTGGCGGAGGACGACGTGCAGCGATGCCGGGAGATCGGCATGCACGGGGCGGAGCTTCTGAAAGACGGAGACACGGTGCTGACGCACTGCAACGCCGGCCGCCTGGCCTGCGTGGACTGGGGCACAGCCCTGGGCGTCATTCGCTCTGCGGTGGAAGCCGGTAAAAATATAAAGGTCATATCGTGCGAGACCCGGCCGCTCAACCAGGGCAGCAGGCTCACGGCCTGGGAGCTGGCCGAAGATAAGATCCCGGTGACGCTGATTGCCGACGATATGGCCGGCTACGTGATGCGGAAAAAACTGGTGGACGCCGTCATCGTGGGGGCTGACCGCATCGTCGAGGACGCGGTCTTCAACAAGATCGGCACTTACACTCACTCGGTGCTGGCGAAAGCTCACGGCATCCCCTTCTATGTGGCAGCCCCTCTCTCTACCTTCGACTTCAGGCGAAAGGAGGCCGACGTGGTGATCGAAGAGCGTGACCCGGATGAGCTGCGAAAGTGCGGCAGCCGGATGCTGGCTCCTGCCGGAGTGCCGGTGCTCAACCCGGCGTTCGACGCCACTCCGATGGAGAACGTGACCGCGCTGATCACTGAGGAAGGCGTGTTCAGGCCGCCTTTCGACTTCAAGGCTATAGAAAAGTTGAAGATGTGA